From Silurus meridionalis isolate SWU-2019-XX chromosome 14, ASM1480568v1, whole genome shotgun sequence, a single genomic window includes:
- the unm_sa1261 gene encoding serine/threonine-protein kinase SBK1 translates to MSTSPNGSRASIDLLEELQIIAADNLEKLDINKYYEVIRELGKGTYGKVDLVVHKFRGTKMALKFLRKKTTKLKSFLREYSISLYVSPCPYIISMYGILFETDEYYIFAQEYALAGDLFDIIPPQVGLPETVAKRCVHQVALALDYIHSKKLVHRDIKPENVLIFDQECRKVKLSDFGMTRRAGSPVKRVSGTIPYTAPELCVPGRHDGFCVDYSTDVWAFGVLLFCMLTGNFPWEKALPCDAFYEEFARWQQQPRRRAGAVPSQWRRFTSEALRMFRHLLAIEKEQRCSVSEVLNFLCYCWMLDTENGNTATSPTGTVLNGHVAELSSSSSEEGDLVERLKQQSLSPMCAVAKAGIDIEPVTPPYSTGSTINSPSTNNSYERVSRDNNGNGGRILVTTPIEICV, encoded by the exons ATGAGCACCTCCCCAAACGGATCTCGTGCCTCCATCGATCTCTTGGAGGAGCTGCAGATTATTGCGGCAGACAACCTTGAGAAGCTAGACATCAATAAGTACTATGAAGTTATTAGGGAGCTGGGCAAGGGCACCTATGGCAAGGTGGATCTGGTTGTCCACAAATTTAGAG GGACAAAGATGGCTCTGAAGTTCTTGCGGAAGAAAACCACCAAGCTGAAGAGCTTTCTGAGGGAGTATAGCATCTCACTCTACGTTTCACCGTGCCCATACATCATCAGCATGTATGGCATCCTCTTTGAGACAGACGAGTATTACATCTTTGCTCAAGAGTATGCATTAGCTGGGGACCTCTTTGACATCATTCCCCCTCAG GTGGGGCTGCCAGAAACCGTGGCCAAACGCTGTGTACACCAGGTTGCCTTGGCACTGGACTACATTCATTCTAAGAAGCTGGTGCATCGTGACATCAAGCCCGAGAACGTACTCATATTCGACCAGGAGTGCCGTAAGGTCAAGCTGTCTGACTTCGGCATGACGCGTCGAGCTGGTTCACCAGTAAAGCGTGTGAGCGGTACCATCCCCTACACGGCACCTGAGCTATGTGTGCCAGGCCGCCATGATGGTTTCTGTGTGGACTACAGCACAGATGTGTGGGCCTTTGGAGTGCTCCTTTTCTGTATGCTCACAGGCAACTTTCCGTGGGAGAAGGCGCTACCATGTGACGCCTTTTACGAGGAGTTTGCACGCTGGCAGCAGCAGCCAAGGAGGAGGGCAGGTGCAGTTCCATCACAGTGGCGCCGTTTTACCAGTGAAGCATTGCGCATGTTCCGGCACCTCCTGGCTATCGAGAAGGAGCAACGCTGCTCTGTCAGTGAGGTGCTTAACTTCCTCTGCTACTGCTGGATGCTAGACACAGAAAATGGCAACACTGCTACCTCCCCCACTGGCACCGTGCTCAATGGGCACGTGGCTGAGCTTAGCTCTTCTTCCTCAGAGGAAGGTGATCTGGTGGAGCGTCTGAAGCAGCAGAGTCTCTCACCCATGTGCGCCGTGGCCAAAGCAGGCATAGACATTGAGCCAGTGACACCGCCCTACTCCACCGGGTCTACAATCAACTCTCCTTCCACTAATAACAGCTACGAGCGTGTCTCCCGTGACAACAATGGAAATGGAGGCCGCATCCTTGTGACCACACCCATTGAGATCTGTGTGTAG